One window from the genome of Alnus glutinosa chromosome 13, dhAlnGlut1.1, whole genome shotgun sequence encodes:
- the LOC133854672 gene encoding DEAD-box ATP-dependent RNA helicase 47, mitochondrial: MPTLASTRMLLLVGESLPFQKLSHVSRTAWLHRSVRFLSRVQRDHGPLTIASLGFKNEFDSRNKNKSNKLKQLNSPVQVPKSKLNAVVSNEIKVVGTKTLLEIESAPFSAKSFSELGLPPLLIERLESEGFTVPTDVQSAAIPTILKNHDVVIQSYTGSGKTLAYLLPILSEVGPLKKKPAADDGKPAKKMEIEAVIVAPSRELGMQIVREFEKILGPSNRKFVQQLVGGANRSRQEEALKKNKPAIVVGTPGRIAEISAAGKLPTHGCRFLVLDEVDELISFNFRESMHRILEHVGRRSGADPRGPKSPVAPRSQRQTIMVSATVPFSVIRAARSWACDPLLVQAKKVIPLESLPSGPNKLSGPMSNSGSESNLQPQAAVESLPPSLKHYYCVTKLQHKVDTLRRCVHALDAKSVIAFMNHSKQLKDAVFKLEARGIKAAELHGDLGKLARSTTLKKFKNGELRILVTNELSARGLDVAECDLVVNLGLPTDSIHYAHRAGRTGRLGRKGTVVSICEESEVFVVKKMQKQLGIPIPACEFTEGKFAVTDEGETPAVR, translated from the coding sequence ATGCCGACATTAGCTTCAACGCGGATGCTCCTTCTTGTTGGAGAGTCACTACCTTTCCAAAAGTTATCACATGTGTCTAGGACAGCCTGGTTGCACAGAAGTGTACGTTTTCTGAGTAGGGTTCAGCGGGACCATGGGCCTCTTACCATTGCGAGCCTTGGGTTCAAGAATGAATTTGATTCAAGGAACAAGAacaaatcaaataaacttaagCAGTTGAATTCTCCTGTTCAAGTTCCCAAGAGTAAACTCAATGCAGTTGTAAGCAATGAAATCAAGGTAGTTGGGACTAAAACATTGCTTGAAATAGAGTCAGCTCCATTTTCTGCAAAGTCTTTTTCTGAGCTTGGCCTCCCACCTTTATTAATAGAGAGGTTAGAGAGTGAGGGCTTTACAGTTCCAACTGATGTACAGTCTGCAGCCATTCCTACCATACTTAAGAATCACGATGTTGTGATTCAGTCTTACACTGGTTCGGGAAAGACATTGGCGTATCTTCTTCCTATACTCTCTGAAGTTGGCCCACTGAAGAAGAAACCTGCTGCTGATGATGGAAAACCTGCAAAGAAAATGGAGATAGAAGCAGTAATTGTGGCTCCCTCTAGAGAGCTGGGCATGCAAATAGTAAGGGAGTTTGAGAAGATTTTGGGACCTTCAAATAGAAAGTTCGTTCAGCAGCTTGTGGGGGGTGCAAACCGATCAAGGCAGGAAGAAGCCCTCAAGAAAAACAAGCCAGCCATTGTTGTTGGTACACCTGGTCGGATTGCAGAGATCAGTGCAGCTGGAAAGCTTCCCACCCATGGATGTCGTTTCTTGGTCTTAGATGAAGTGGATGAGctcatttcttttaattttagagAGAGCATGCACCGGATACTGGAGCATGTAGGTAGGAGATCGGGTGCGGACCCTCGTGGACCAAAAAGCCCAGTCGCCCCAAGGTCACAACGTCAGACCATCATGGTGTCTGCGACTGTGCCATTTTCGGTCATAAGGGCAGCCAGGAGCTGGGCTTGTGACCCACTTCTTGTACAAGCCAAAAAAGTAATCCCACTTGAATCTCTCCCCTCAGGACCCAATAAGTTATCGGGACCTATGTCCAATTCAGGTTCAGAGTCAAATTTGCAGCCTCAGGCAGCAGTGGAGAGCCTACCTCCCTCTCTGAAACACTACTATTGTGTCACGAAGTTACAACACAAGGTTGATACATTACGAAGATGTGTACATGCACTTGATGCGAAGTCTGTGATAGCTTTCATGAACCACAGTAAGCAGCTGAAGGATGCCGTCTTCAAGCTAGAGGCTCGCGGGATAAAAGCTGCAGAGCTACATGGGGATCTTGGGAAGCTTGCTAGATCtacaactttaaaaaaattcaagaatggGGAGTTGAGAATTCTGGTGACAAATGAACTTTCGGCAAGGGGTTTGGATGTGGCAGAATGTGATCTTGTGGTTAATCTAGGATTACCCACGGATTCAATTCATTATGCACATCGAGCAGGCCGGACGGGTCGGCTTGGCAGGAAGGGTACTGTGGTGAGCATATGTGAAGAGTCAGAAGTTTTTGTTGTGAAGAAGATGCAGAAGCAGCTTGGCATTCCCATTCCAGCTTGTGAGTTCACAGAGGGAAAATTTGCTGTCACGGACGAAGGAGAAACTCCAGCTGTAAGGTGA
- the LOC133854282 gene encoding bifunctional UDP-glucose 4-epimerase and UDP-xylose 4-epimerase 1, which produces MTLILVTGGAGFIGSHTVVQLLKKGFKVSIIDNLDNSVMEAVFRVRDLVGPELSLNLEFHLGDLRHKEDLEKLFSQNQFDAVIHFAGLKAVGESVAHPRRYFDNNLVGTINLYEVMAKYNCKKMVFSSSATVYGQPEKIPCVEDFKLQAMNPYGRTKLFLEEIARDIQKAEPDWRIILLRYFNPVGAHQSGRIGEDPIGIPNNLMPYIQQVAVGRLPELNVYGHDYPTKDGSAIRDYIHVMDLADGHIAALQKLFSTENIGCTAYNLGTGCGTSVLEMVAAFEKASGKKIPIKLCPRRPGDATAVYASTEKAKKELGWKANYGIEEMCRDQWNWASNNPWGYQSKP; this is translated from the exons ATGACGTTGATTCTGGTGACGGGCGGGGCGGGGTTCATTGGCTCCCACACGGTGGTCCAGCTGCTCAAGAAGGGGTTCAAGGTTTCGATCATCGACAATCTTGACAATTCGGTTATGGAAGcggtgtttagggttagggacCTGGTGGGGCCCGAGCTCTCTCTGAATCTCGAATTCCATCTG GGTGATCTTAGGCATAAGGAGGACTTGGAGAAGCTCTTTTCTCAGAATCA ATTCGATGCTGTGATCCATTTTGCTGGCCTTAAAGCTGTTGGGGAGAGCGTTGCGCACCCTCGCCGCTATTTCGATAACAATTTGGTTGGCActataaatctttatgaggttatGGCGAAATATAATTGCAAAAAG ATGGTTTTCTCGTCATCTGCAACTGTTTATGGTCAACCTGAAAAAATACCTTGTGTTGAGGATTTCAAGTTGCAAGCTATGAATCCCTATGGACGGACCAAG CTTTTCCTTGAAGAAATTGCTCGAGACATCCAGAAGGCAGAGCCAGATTGGAGAATTATATTACTGAGATACTTCAACCCTGTTGGGGCTCATCAGAGTGGTAGAATTGGTGAAGATCCGATAGGTATCCCAAACAATCTAATGCCATACATACAGCAAGTAGCTGTTGGCAGATTGCCTGAGCTTAACGTATATGGTCATGATTATCCCACAAAGGATGGTAGTGCG ATCCGCGACTACATCCATGTCATGGACTTAGCAGATGGTCACATTGCTGCTCTTCAGAAGCTTTTCTCAACAGAAAATATAG GTTGCACAGCCTACAACTTGGGGACTGGATGTGGTACATCTGTCCTTGAAATGGTTGCCGCATTTGAGAAAGCTTCTGGCAAG AAAATCCCCATCAAACTATGTCCAAGGAGGCCAGGAGATGCTACAGCTGTTTATGCTTCTACAGAGAAAGCTAAGAAAGAGCTTGGTTGGAA GGCGAATTATGGAATTGAGGAGATGTGCAGGGACCAGTGGAATTGGGCAAGCAACAATCCATGGGGGTACCAGTCCAAGCCTTGA